CAAGCACGGATCAATCCCGAGGTCAAACGGGAAGCCCAAAAAATACTGAGTCAGCTTCACATGACGATGTCTGAAGCAATTGCTCTGTATCTCAATCAGATCACGCTTCATAAAGGTATTCCTTTTGAAATCAAAATTCCGAATGAGGTGACACAAAAAACACTCAAGGACTCCGAGGCCGGGAAGAATCTTCATCGGGCGGATACGGTTGCTGACCTCTTTGAGGAGTTAAATTGCTAACGATTTACTATACA
This is a stretch of genomic DNA from Candidatus Electrothrix rattekaaiensis. It encodes these proteins:
- a CDS encoding type II toxin-antitoxin system RelB/DinJ family antitoxin, whose amino-acid sequence is MEKTATIQARINPEVKREAQKILSQLHMTMSEAIALYLNQITLHKGIPFEIKIPNEVTQKTLKDSEAGKNLHRADTVADLFEELNC